CCGCGGACGGCCCGGGAACGGGAACGGGAACGCCGCGCGGGGAGACGGCAGCCGGCGGAACGCCGCCCGGCGGAACGGCCGTGACCGACCTGGCAGGGCACTGGATCCTGCCCGGTTTCATCGACATCCACGTGCACGGCGGCGGCGGCGCGTCGTTCTTCCCCGGCAGCGCGGAGGAGGCGCTGACCGTCGTCGCCACCCACCGCGCCCGCGGCACCACCACGATGGTGGCCTCCGCGGTCACCGGCGACCTGGACGACCTGGCCGCGCAGGCGGGGGTGCTGTCGGAACTGGTGGAGCAGGGCGACCTGGCCGGGCTGCACTTCGAGGGCCCGTTCATCGCGGAGAACCGCTGCGGCGCGCACCAGCCCTCGCTGCTGCGCGACCCGGACCCGGCCGACGTGCGCAAGCTCATCGACGCGGCGCGCGGCACCGCGCGGATGCTGACCCTCGCGCCCGAACTCCCCGGCGGCATCGACGCGGTGCGGCTGCTGCGGGACAACGGCGTGCTCGCGGCCATCGGCCACACCGACGCGAGCTACGAGACGACCCGGCGGGCCATCGACGCGGGCGCGACCGTGGCCACGCACCTGTTCAACGCGATGCCCCCGCTCGCGCACCGTTCGCCGGGACCGATCGCGGCCCTCCTTGAGGACGAACGGATCGCCGTCGAGCTGATCAACGACGGCACGCACCTGCACCCCTCCGTGCTCGGCCTCGCGTTCCGCACGGCGGGTCCCGGCCGGGTGGCGCTCATCACGGACGCGATGGGAGCCGCGGGCATGGGCGACGGCCGCTATCCGCTGGGGCCGATGGAGGTGGAGGTGGCCGACGGCGTCGCGCGCGTGGTCGGCAGCGGCACCATCGCCGGCTCGACGCTGACGCTCGACCGCGCGCTGCGGCGGGCGGTCACGGTCGACGGGCTGCCGGTGGCGGACGCGTCCGTCGCGCTGTCCGCGACGCCGGCCCGGCTGCTCGGCATCGACGACCGGGTCGGCTCGATCGAGGCCGGCAAGGACGCCGACCTCGTCGTGCTCGACGGCGACTTCGCGCTGCGCGGCGTCATGCGCAAGGGCGAGTGGGTGGTGCGGCCGTGACGCTGGCCCGCTGCGCCGATCTGCTGGCCGGGGCCCGCGCGCGCGGCGGCGCGCTCGCCGCGTTCAACGTGATCACGCTGGAACACGCGCAGGCCATCGCGGCGGGCGCCGCCGCGGTGGGCGAGCCCGCGGTGCTCCAGGTGTCGCAGAACGCCGTCGCCCACCACGGGGGCGCGCTGCGCCCGCTGGCCGCCGCGCTGGTCGAACTGGCGCGCGGGCACGAGGCCGTGCTCGCCCTGCACCTGGACCACGTGACGGACGAGGAGCTGCTGCGCCGGGCGCCCGAGGCGGGTTTCGGCTCGGTGATGTTCGACGGCTCGCGCCTGCCCTGGGCGCGGAACGTGGCCGCCACCGCGGCGGCCGTGCGCTTCTGCCACCGGCACGGGCTGCTGCTTGAGGCCGAGCTGGGCCGGGTCGGCGGCAAGCCGGGCGACGCGCACGCGCCGGGGGTGCGGACCGATCCGGCCGAGGCGGTGGCGTTCGTGCGGGAGACGGGCGCGGACGCGCTGGCCGTCGCGGTGGGCAGCAGCCACGCGATGACGCGGCGGACGGCCGCGCTCGACCACGGGCTGATAGCGCGGCTGCGCCGGGCGCTCGGCGTGCCGCTGGTGCTGCACGGCTCGTCGGGCGTGCCGGACGAGGAGTTGCGCCGCGGCGTGGCCGCCGGCCTGACGAAGATCAACGTCGGGACCGCGCTGAACGCCGCGCTGACCGGCGCCGTGCGCGCCCGCCTGGCGGCCGACCCCGAGGGCGTCGACCCGCGCCGGTGGCTCGCCGCCGGGCGGGAGGCGATGGCGGAGACGGTGGAACGGTTCCTGCGCGTGCTCGCGCGCCCGCACGAGCCGGCCGGCTGACCGTTCGAAGGCGGCGGGCCTGGCGCGTGCGGCCCGCCTCAGCGCCGCCCGCCTCGCCACGGCCCGCCTCGCCGCGGCCCGCCTCACCGCCGCCCGGGGCCGCTCCCGCGCGCGTAGCGTCCCGGGGTGACGCCCGTGAGCCGCTTGAAGTGCCGGTTCAGGTGCGACTGGTCGTAGAAGCCGGTGGCGGTCGCGACCTGCGCCGGCGGGCGCCCGTCGAGCAGGAGCCGCCGCGCGCGGTCGACACGGCGCGCCATCAGGTACTGGTGCGGCGCGATCCCGAAGGCGGCGGTGAACGAGCGCACGAGGTGCGTGGGGTGCGCGTGCAGCAGCCGCGCGGCCTCGGCCAGGCTCAGGCCGTCGCGCCAGCGCGCGTCGAGCAGGTCCCGCAGGTCGTGTCCGAGGCCGGCGCGCGCGTGCGGCGGACCGGCGGCGGACCGGGGCCGCAGGTGGGCGCGCAGCCGTTCGCCGATGAACGCGAGCCTGGCCGCCGCCTCGAACTCGTCGCCCCGGTGGGCCAGGGCCGCGTGGAGCCGCGCGACGCGCCGGCGCAGCAGCGGGTCGCGCAGGTCGGGGCCGTCCACGGCGGGGCCGATGAGGCTGTCGTCGAGCAGGGTCCCGTCCAGGTACAGCACCCGCTTGCGGAAGCCGCGCGCGGTGGCGGGCGAGCCGTTGTGCGGAACGCGCGGCGGGAGCAGCGACACCGTGTCGTGCGGGGTGCCGCGCTCGTGCCGGTCCAGGTCGTAGCGCACCGCGCCGTCGTCGACGATCAGCAGGGTCCACACCTCGTGGACGTGCATGGGGTAGGCGTGCTCGGTGAACCGGGCGTGGAAGACCTCCGCGACCCCGGGCACCCGGGGGCGCCACGCGGAGACCTCCTGGCGCGCCGCGCGCCGTCCTGCCGTGTCGAGCATGTCAAGAACGTACAAGACCGCGCGGCGGGGCGGTCGGCAGTCTGCTGTGCCATGACGAACGACAGCACCCCGGTACGGTTCGACACCAAGATCGCCGTGCTGCTGCGCGAGGACCTGGCGTCCTGGCAGCGGCTGAACGTGACGGCGTTCCTGGTCAGCGGCCTCGGCAACGCGTTCCCCGAGGTGGTCGGCGAGCCGTACGCCGACGCCGACGGCACCCCGTACCTGCCCATGTTCCGCCAGCCCGTCCTGGTCTTCGAGGGGGCGAAGGAGACGCTGACCGCCGCGCACGGCCGCGCGCTGGGCCGCGCGCTGCCCCGGTCGGTGTTCACGTCCGACCTGTTCTCGACCGGGAACGACCGGGACAACCGCACGGCGGTCCGCGCGGTGCGCGGAGACGATCTCGATCTGGTGGGTCTGGCCGTGTACGGGCCGCGCAACGCGGTCGACAAGGTGCTCAAGGGCGCGCGCATGCACCCCT
Above is a genomic segment from Streptomyces marincola containing:
- a CDS encoding DUF2000 domain-containing protein, with translation MTNDSTPVRFDTKIAVLLREDLASWQRLNVTAFLVSGLGNAFPEVVGEPYADADGTPYLPMFRQPVLVFEGAKETLTAAHGRALGRALPRSVFTSDLFSTGNDRDNRTAVRAVRGDDLDLVGLAVYGPRNAVDKVLKGARMHP
- a CDS encoding class II fructose-bisphosphate aldolase — its product is MTLARCADLLAGARARGGALAAFNVITLEHAQAIAAGAAAVGEPAVLQVSQNAVAHHGGALRPLAAALVELARGHEAVLALHLDHVTDEELLRRAPEAGFGSVMFDGSRLPWARNVAATAAAVRFCHRHGLLLEAELGRVGGKPGDAHAPGVRTDPAEAVAFVRETGADALAVAVGSSHAMTRRTAALDHGLIARLRRALGVPLVLHGSSGVPDEELRRGVAAGLTKINVGTALNAALTGAVRARLAADPEGVDPRRWLAAGREAMAETVERFLRVLARPHEPAG
- a CDS encoding helix-turn-helix transcriptional regulator; translation: MLDTAGRRAARQEVSAWRPRVPGVAEVFHARFTEHAYPMHVHEVWTLLIVDDGAVRYDLDRHERGTPHDTVSLLPPRVPHNGSPATARGFRKRVLYLDGTLLDDSLIGPAVDGPDLRDPLLRRRVARLHAALAHRGDEFEAAARLAFIGERLRAHLRPRSAAGPPHARAGLGHDLRDLLDARWRDGLSLAEAARLLHAHPTHLVRSFTAAFGIAPHQYLMARRVDRARRLLLDGRPPAQVATATGFYDQSHLNRHFKRLTGVTPGRYARGSGPGRR
- the nagA gene encoding N-acetylglucosamine-6-phosphate deacetylase, producing MKRTVLTGAKVVRPTGVVEGGQVTIEGTRFAADGPGTGTGTPRGETAAGGTPPGGTAVTDLAGHWILPGFIDIHVHGGGGASFFPGSAEEALTVVATHRARGTTTMVASAVTGDLDDLAAQAGVLSELVEQGDLAGLHFEGPFIAENRCGAHQPSLLRDPDPADVRKLIDAARGTARMLTLAPELPGGIDAVRLLRDNGVLAAIGHTDASYETTRRAIDAGATVATHLFNAMPPLAHRSPGPIAALLEDERIAVELINDGTHLHPSVLGLAFRTAGPGRVALITDAMGAAGMGDGRYPLGPMEVEVADGVARVVGSGTIAGSTLTLDRALRRAVTVDGLPVADASVALSATPARLLGIDDRVGSIEAGKDADLVVLDGDFALRGVMRKGEWVVRP